The Nostoc sp. 'Lobaria pulmonaria (5183) cyanobiont' DNA window CACAGAAGACTATTTTCTTGTGGGCAGTCGCCCTCTAAAAAGGCTGTAGGGCGCAGGATTCATACGAAATTTGGTAAAATAAAAAACAGGCAACGAATATTTAATAATTACAAAGAGGAGATTTACAGTGGTTGAACCCCTGCTATCAGGTATTGTCCTTGGTCTAGTTTTCGTCACCCTCGCCGGACTGTTTTACGCTGCCTATAAGCAATATAAGCGCCCCAATCAGTTGGGGGGATGAGGGAGTGCCAGTGGTGAGTGCTGAGGAGCCAGTACGTTGGGTGGCTCTGCCGTACTTGTACCCCTGCTCTTAAGCAAGCTACGCGTAGCGTCTCCGAC harbors:
- the petG gene encoding cytochrome b6-f complex subunit V, with amino-acid sequence MVEPLLSGIVLGLVFVTLAGLFYAAYKQYKRPNQLGG